One segment of Gordonia terrae DNA contains the following:
- a CDS encoding flavin-containing monooxygenase, producing the protein MTSVSSPSDTRPRTADIRAAVAAGNIPTLLAVLVEMTGDRRWMADRYRPTRSRGMDDNSSGGLAADIQQEIREAVVEALDDWYDRGQPTRTPADETLVAALMSFTAGEQVAPEFAPMMTEIVRGDLRGTHLPTVPADLATSIDALVIGAGVAGMLISTQLAEAGVEHTVLEKNDEVGGSWYENRYPGAGVDTPSYLYSISSFDHPWSTHFGKRDEVQGYLQAFADRHAVRDRVRFGTEVISATYDADTQRWTVHVRDRDGRQDTLTARILVSAVGLLNRPKLPQLSGLADFTGPIFHSAQWPDELDEPDALTGKRVAIVGSGASAMQIGPAIADRVGSLTIFQRSPQWIAPNDDYFAPVGDAVHWLMDNLPGYREWYRARLSWIFNDKVHSTLRVDPEWPEPTASINAVNHGHREFYLRYLRTELGDRDDLIELSTPDYPPFGKRMLLDNGWFRMLRRPNVELVPHGVERVTSQGLVDGTGAAHDFDIIVFATGFHSDRYLYPMDIVGRSGQNTVEAWGDHDAYAYLGITAPDFPNLFILTGPNTALGHGGSFISILEYQVRYVCDAIRAMIENRLGALEVRRDVTEEYNDAVDRAHAQMVWTHPAMTNWYRNPDGRVVAVLPWRIVDYWDRTRRVELADFTTEPLR; encoded by the coding sequence ATGACATCCGTTTCCTCGCCCTCGGACACCCGGCCGCGCACCGCGGACATCCGCGCGGCGGTCGCGGCCGGCAACATCCCGACCCTGCTCGCCGTTCTCGTGGAGATGACCGGTGACCGCCGGTGGATGGCCGACCGATACCGGCCGACCCGCAGCCGCGGCATGGACGACAACTCCTCGGGCGGGCTCGCAGCGGACATCCAGCAGGAGATCCGCGAGGCGGTCGTCGAGGCTCTCGACGACTGGTACGACCGGGGGCAGCCGACGCGCACGCCCGCCGACGAGACACTCGTGGCCGCCCTGATGTCGTTCACCGCGGGCGAGCAGGTGGCCCCGGAATTCGCGCCGATGATGACCGAGATCGTCCGCGGCGACCTACGGGGTACACACCTGCCGACCGTGCCCGCCGATCTCGCCACGTCGATCGACGCGCTGGTGATCGGCGCCGGGGTGGCCGGCATGCTGATCTCCACGCAACTCGCCGAAGCCGGCGTCGAGCACACCGTGCTGGAGAAGAACGATGAGGTCGGCGGCTCGTGGTACGAGAACCGCTACCCCGGCGCGGGCGTGGACACGCCGAGCTACCTGTACTCCATCTCGTCCTTCGACCACCCGTGGTCGACGCACTTCGGCAAACGCGACGAGGTGCAGGGCTACCTTCAGGCCTTCGCCGACCGGCACGCGGTGCGTGATCGCGTCCGCTTCGGCACCGAGGTCATCTCGGCGACCTACGATGCCGACACCCAGCGCTGGACGGTCCACGTCCGGGATCGCGACGGCCGTCAGGACACCCTCACGGCCCGGATCCTGGTGAGCGCGGTCGGACTCCTCAACCGCCCCAAGCTCCCCCAGCTCTCGGGCCTGGCCGACTTCACCGGTCCGATCTTCCATTCCGCCCAGTGGCCCGACGAACTCGACGAGCCCGACGCCCTCACCGGCAAGCGGGTGGCGATCGTCGGGTCCGGCGCCAGCGCGATGCAGATCGGGCCGGCGATCGCCGATCGGGTCGGGTCGCTGACGATCTTCCAGCGCTCACCGCAGTGGATCGCGCCGAACGACGACTACTTCGCACCGGTCGGCGACGCCGTGCACTGGCTGATGGACAATCTCCCCGGGTACCGGGAGTGGTACCGCGCACGTCTGTCGTGGATCTTCAACGACAAGGTCCACTCGACCCTGCGCGTCGACCCGGAGTGGCCCGAGCCGACCGCGTCGATCAACGCCGTCAACCACGGTCACCGCGAGTTCTACCTGCGCTACCTGCGCACCGAACTGGGCGACCGCGACGACCTCATCGAACTGTCGACTCCCGACTACCCGCCCTTCGGCAAGCGGATGCTGTTGGACAACGGCTGGTTTCGCATGTTGCGCAGGCCGAATGTGGAACTGGTCCCGCACGGCGTCGAGCGGGTCACGTCCCAGGGACTCGTCGACGGCACCGGCGCCGCGCACGACTTCGACATCATCGTCTTCGCGACCGGGTTCCACAGCGATCGCTACCTCTACCCCATGGACATCGTGGGGCGCAGTGGGCAGAACACGGTCGAGGCGTGGGGTGACCACGACGCGTATGCCTACCTCGGCATCACCGCGCCCGATTTCCCCAACCTGTTCATCCTCACCGGACCGAACACCGCACTGGGACACGGCGGCAGCTTCATCAGCATCCTCGAATACCAGGTGCGCTACGTCTGCGACGCCATCCGCGCGATGATCGAGAACCGCTTGGGCGCACTGGAAGTCCGGCGGGACGTCACCGAGGAGTACAACGACGCCGTCGACCGCGCCCACGCGCAGATGGTGTGGACGCATCCGGCGATGACCAACTGGTATCGCAACCCCGACGGACGCGTGGTCGCCGTCCTGCCGTGGCGGATCGTCGACTACTGGGACAGGACCCGCCGCGTCGAGCTCGCCGACTTCACCACCGAACCCCTCCGATGA
- a CDS encoding TetR/AcrR family transcriptional regulator, producing the protein MEPVRAEDDAVSAADDQRQRTDRRPRRRRDEIVEAAAGYFAEHGYSNAGMRDIAQAVGMRGASLYNHFQSKEEILYAIALRMTEDPQQDLLLLDGEGGPVERLTNLIEAHVRRLARHRVEHLVALRELSALTPEHRRVVTDYRKYYQRRIRDVIDAGARLGLFEVRDPHQSAIAVLDLMNGISWWLNDSHDVDQLVRDYVDFTIGGVLHHRPAS; encoded by the coding sequence ATGGAACCGGTCAGGGCTGAGGACGACGCCGTCTCGGCAGCCGACGATCAGCGGCAGCGAACAGATCGACGGCCACGCCGGCGCCGCGACGAGATCGTCGAGGCCGCCGCGGGATACTTCGCCGAACACGGATACTCCAACGCCGGGATGCGTGACATCGCGCAGGCGGTCGGCATGCGGGGCGCGAGCCTCTACAACCACTTCCAGTCCAAGGAGGAGATCCTCTACGCGATCGCCCTGCGGATGACCGAGGACCCGCAGCAGGACCTGTTGCTGCTCGACGGCGAAGGCGGTCCCGTCGAGCGGTTGACCAACCTGATCGAGGCGCATGTCCGGCGGTTGGCGCGACACCGGGTGGAACACCTTGTCGCCCTGCGGGAGCTGTCGGCGCTCACGCCCGAGCATCGCCGCGTGGTCACCGACTATCGCAAGTACTACCAGCGTCGGATCCGCGACGTCATCGATGCCGGCGCGCGGCTGGGCCTGTTCGAGGTTCGCGACCCGCACCAATCGGCGATCGCGGTGCTCGATCTGATGAACGGGATCAGCTGGTGGCTCAACGACTCCCACGACGTCGACCAGTTGGTGCGCGACTACGTCGACTTCACGATCGGTGGCGTTCTCCACCACCGTCCGGCGTCGTGA
- a CDS encoding class I adenylate-forming enzyme family protein, which yields MSAPAMNPTTRALSPAQTSMLGRATIGDQLRRLARSQGSTPAIVAYDAQGGRTSTSYAELDAMANRVAHVLLDLGVGRGDRVAVMSRNRVETVATYYGALKVGAAYSGVSPMFREGEVAQQLRHLEPTVLVIEQPLSALAGPIADSLGISVLVVGDAEGNSWNSFDESVAAADDSEPECEVDEHDLAMIVYTSGTESTPKGVEIAHRNYLISTSPAYTWGLRCRNDDVWLYVMPFHTIAGIGSLTSLTLLGATLVLPAAVDPATALRMIRDEKISVLAQTPTFFIALANHPDFGPDTVGTVRRCLTYGGQVSPHAVDAWAAATPESVWGTYWGQSELTQLGSVGWFRRLEDVPDQDPTWIGKPVGHLEVRVVDADGNDSEEGELLCRTPSVMLGYFKDPERTAQVFEGGWVHTGDIVRIDAEGNLFFRDRRKDMIKTGGFNVASQEVERVLQAHPDVERAAVVGLPDPYWSEAVTGFVVLRAGAEVNGDDIREYCRTDLAKYKVPKEVHVVDALPTDAQGKLLKRELRKAYGTGQG from the coding sequence GTGAGTGCCCCCGCCATGAACCCGACCACGCGCGCCCTGTCGCCCGCACAGACCTCGATGCTCGGCCGGGCCACCATCGGTGACCAGCTCCGACGACTGGCCCGGTCCCAGGGATCGACCCCGGCGATCGTGGCGTACGACGCACAGGGCGGACGGACGTCGACGTCCTACGCCGAGCTCGACGCGATGGCCAATCGCGTCGCGCATGTTCTGCTCGACCTCGGCGTCGGGCGAGGGGACCGGGTGGCGGTGATGAGCCGCAACCGCGTCGAGACGGTCGCCACCTACTACGGCGCATTGAAGGTCGGCGCCGCGTACTCCGGCGTGAGCCCGATGTTCCGCGAAGGCGAGGTCGCACAACAGCTCCGCCACCTGGAGCCGACGGTGCTGGTGATCGAACAACCGCTGTCCGCGCTGGCCGGCCCCATCGCCGACAGTCTCGGCATCTCGGTCCTCGTCGTCGGCGACGCCGAGGGGAACTCGTGGAACTCCTTCGACGAGTCGGTGGCCGCGGCGGACGACTCCGAACCGGAGTGTGAGGTCGACGAACACGACCTCGCGATGATCGTCTACACCAGCGGGACCGAGTCGACACCCAAGGGCGTCGAGATCGCCCACCGCAACTACCTCATCTCCACCTCGCCCGCGTACACATGGGGACTTCGCTGCCGCAACGACGACGTGTGGCTCTACGTCATGCCCTTCCACACCATCGCCGGGATCGGTTCGCTGACGTCGCTGACGCTGCTGGGTGCCACCCTCGTCCTGCCGGCCGCGGTCGACCCGGCGACGGCGTTGCGGATGATCCGGGACGAGAAGATCTCCGTCCTGGCGCAGACGCCGACGTTCTTCATCGCGCTGGCCAATCACCCCGATTTCGGCCCCGACACCGTGGGTACGGTGCGTCGCTGCCTGACCTACGGCGGCCAGGTGTCGCCGCACGCGGTCGACGCGTGGGCCGCGGCCACACCCGAGTCCGTCTGGGGCACATACTGGGGACAGTCCGAGCTGACCCAGCTCGGCTCGGTCGGCTGGTTCCGGCGGCTCGAAGACGTACCGGACCAGGACCCGACATGGATCGGCAAGCCGGTCGGGCACCTGGAGGTCCGGGTCGTCGACGCCGACGGCAACGACTCCGAAGAGGGCGAGCTGCTGTGTCGCACACCGTCGGTCATGCTCGGCTACTTCAAGGACCCCGAGCGCACCGCGCAGGTCTTCGAGGGTGGCTGGGTGCACACCGGTGACATCGTCCGCATCGATGCGGAGGGCAACCTGTTCTTCCGTGACCGGCGCAAGGACATGATCAAGACCGGCGGGTTCAACGTCGCATCGCAAGAGGTCGAGCGTGTCCTGCAGGCGCACCCCGACGTCGAGCGCGCCGCCGTCGTGGGGCTTCCGGACCCCTATTGGTCGGAGGCCGTCACCGGCTTCGTGGTCCTGCGCGCGGGTGCGGAGGTGAACGGCGACGACATCCGTGAGTACTGCCGCACCGACCTGGCAAAGTACAAGGTGCCCAAAGAGGTCCACGTCGTCGACGCACTGCCGACCGACGCCCAGGGCAAACTGCTCAAGCGCGAGTTGAGGAAGGCCTATGGAACCGGTCAGGGCTGA
- a CDS encoding sulfurtransferase — translation MTSLISATDLAARLDDENLRIVDATVHLTFDADGAHVASGRDTYLAGHLPGAVFADQIADLSDPDGEAPFAAADSARFATAIGGLGIGDDSTVVVYDTVNGIWATRLWWQFGLEGFDDVLVLDGGYSAWTAADLPVETGEVTRPAATFTPSRRSERIVSTDEVAAATGDSSVLLVNALDRESFAGGHIPGSVNVPFAELVDDAGRLRPLDELRRLFDDAGALDPSVRPVTYCGGGIAATAAAFALRTLGRDDVAVYDGSMNAWTADPARPLS, via the coding sequence ATGACCTCGCTCATCTCCGCCACAGACCTCGCCGCCCGTCTCGACGACGAGAACCTGCGCATCGTCGACGCCACCGTGCACCTGACCTTCGATGCCGACGGCGCACATGTCGCCTCCGGCCGGGACACCTATCTGGCCGGTCACCTGCCCGGCGCGGTGTTCGCCGACCAGATCGCCGATCTGAGCGATCCCGACGGCGAAGCTCCCTTCGCCGCGGCCGACTCGGCGCGGTTCGCCACGGCGATCGGCGGGCTGGGGATCGGCGACGACTCGACCGTCGTCGTCTACGACACCGTGAACGGCATCTGGGCCACCCGCCTGTGGTGGCAGTTCGGACTCGAGGGATTCGACGACGTGCTCGTCCTCGACGGCGGATACAGCGCCTGGACCGCAGCCGACCTGCCGGTCGAGACCGGCGAGGTCACCCGTCCGGCAGCGACATTCACCCCGAGCCGCCGGTCCGAGCGCATCGTGTCCACCGACGAGGTCGCCGCCGCCACCGGCGATTCGTCCGTCCTGCTCGTGAACGCACTCGACCGGGAATCGTTCGCGGGCGGCCACATCCCCGGCAGTGTCAACGTGCCGTTCGCCGAACTGGTCGACGACGCCGGCCGGCTCCGGCCGCTCGACGAGCTCCGCCGACTGTTCGACGACGCGGGCGCCCTCGACCCGTCGGTGCGACCGGTCACCTATTGCGGCGGTGGGATCGCCGCCACCGCAGCCGCATTCGCGTTGCGCACCCTCGGCCGGGACGACGTCGCCGTCTATGACGGGTCGATGAACGCCTGGACCGCCGACCCGGCCCGCCCGCTGTCGTGA
- a CDS encoding nitroreductase family protein, with translation MELSEAMRTTGTCRYFSERPVEDEVLYRAFDDARFGPQGGNRQPVRWVVVRDETTKKALADLYLPFWEGYYAAVVEGSKKVGAIPKTVESANYFAHHLAEVPALIVVCAEMDGLHPTDHELGRLSVVGGASIYPSVQNLTLALRQQGVATALTTLLCAAENEVKDLLGIPDGYLTAAHIAVGYPRDDFPRKLTRTPVEDITFLDRFDNRMFA, from the coding sequence ATGGAACTCAGCGAAGCAATGCGCACCACGGGCACCTGCCGCTACTTCAGCGAGCGGCCCGTCGAGGACGAGGTGCTGTATCGGGCGTTCGACGACGCGCGATTCGGCCCGCAGGGCGGGAACCGTCAGCCCGTCCGCTGGGTGGTCGTCCGCGACGAGACGACGAAGAAAGCTCTCGCCGACCTCTACCTGCCGTTCTGGGAGGGTTACTACGCCGCGGTCGTCGAGGGTTCGAAGAAGGTCGGCGCGATCCCCAAGACCGTGGAGAGTGCCAACTACTTCGCCCACCACCTCGCCGAGGTGCCGGCGCTGATCGTGGTCTGTGCCGAGATGGACGGTCTGCATCCCACCGACCACGAACTGGGCAGGCTCAGCGTCGTCGGCGGGGCGTCGATCTACCCGAGTGTCCAGAACCTCACGCTCGCGCTCCGGCAACAGGGCGTGGCGACCGCACTGACGACCCTGCTCTGCGCCGCCGAGAACGAGGTGAAGGACCTGCTCGGCATCCCCGACGGCTACCTCACCGCAGCGCACATCGCCGTCGGCTACCCGCGCGACGACTTTCCCCGCAAGCTGACCCGGACCCCGGTCGAGGACATCACCTTCCTCGACCGCTTCGACAACCGGATGTTCGCGTGA
- a CDS encoding CaiB/BaiF CoA transferase family protein, which translates to MSGPLAGVRVVEMPGLGPTPHACMLLADLGADVIRIRRPGPDLPGPDGIPNADAGLYRSRRSVDADVKDPTDLAGIRELVLRADILVEGFRPGVMERLGLGPEICSDAPQLIYARMTGWGQSGDRAATAGHDINYLAVTGVLEAMGPAGSPPVPPLSLVGDFGGGSMLLVVGVLAALHDRTRTGRGQVIDAAMVDGAGLLAALQWSWKTAGRWGSRDQGNLLDGSAPFYATYRCADGRFVAVGALEEKFWRNLVDTLGVGDLPDRWDRASWPVIGAALQARFGTRTRDEWGSVFADVDACVTPVLDFDEAAVDPVAVQRGSFVRVDDAITPAPAPRFSRTVLPAPSAPSAASLGEIVGEWSATR; encoded by the coding sequence GTGAGCGGCCCGCTCGCCGGCGTGCGGGTGGTCGAGATGCCCGGCCTCGGGCCGACCCCGCACGCATGCATGCTGCTCGCGGATCTCGGTGCCGACGTCATCCGGATCCGGCGCCCCGGCCCCGATCTGCCCGGGCCCGACGGTATCCCGAATGCCGACGCAGGTCTGTACCGGTCACGGCGCAGCGTCGACGCAGATGTGAAGGATCCCACCGACCTCGCGGGCATCCGCGAGTTGGTCCTGCGCGCCGACATCCTGGTGGAGGGTTTTCGGCCGGGTGTGATGGAGCGCCTCGGCCTCGGGCCCGAGATCTGCTCCGACGCTCCGCAACTCATCTACGCCCGGATGACCGGATGGGGCCAGAGCGGTGACCGCGCCGCCACTGCGGGACACGACATCAACTACCTGGCCGTCACCGGTGTGCTCGAGGCGATGGGTCCGGCCGGATCGCCACCGGTGCCGCCGCTGTCGCTCGTCGGCGATTTCGGTGGGGGATCGATGTTGCTCGTCGTCGGGGTGCTGGCCGCCCTGCACGACCGCACGCGTACCGGCCGCGGTCAGGTGATCGACGCTGCGATGGTCGACGGTGCCGGACTCCTCGCCGCGCTCCAATGGTCGTGGAAGACGGCCGGACGCTGGGGTTCTCGAGATCAGGGCAACCTGCTCGACGGGTCGGCGCCGTTCTACGCCACGTATCGGTGCGCCGACGGCAGATTCGTCGCCGTCGGTGCGCTCGAGGAGAAGTTCTGGCGGAACCTCGTCGACACCCTCGGGGTGGGCGATCTGCCCGATCGGTGGGACCGTGCCTCGTGGCCGGTGATCGGCGCGGCACTGCAGGCCCGCTTCGGCACGCGCACGCGCGACGAGTGGGGGAGCGTCTTCGCGGACGTGGATGCCTGCGTCACACCGGTTCTCGACTTCGACGAGGCCGCCGTGGACCCGGTCGCGGTGCAGCGGGGCTCGTTCGTGCGCGTCGACGACGCGATCACCCCGGCGCCGGCACCCCGCTTCTCGCGGACCGTGTTGCCGGCTCCCTCCGCGCCGTCGGCGGCGTCGCTGGGGGAGATCGTGGGCGAGTGGTCGGCGACGAGGTAG
- a CDS encoding GNAT family N-acetyltransferase, producing the protein MSGPDVTGTTEVVVEVVTDPAAAGGVAEVAAITFPLACPPHASPADIDDFVAANLRESNFRAHITDPRADVLVARDGVGGPILGYALVMHTEPAHPDVCAVVTERPVSEVSKMYVLRDHHSRQGATPSHLLMGTAIERARSHGSTLIWLGVNQLNARAQRFYTKMGFERVGVKTFTLGESTEHDYVFTQRL; encoded by the coding sequence GTGAGCGGCCCCGATGTCACCGGTACGACCGAGGTCGTCGTCGAGGTCGTGACCGACCCCGCCGCGGCGGGGGGTGTCGCCGAGGTCGCCGCCATCACGTTTCCGCTCGCGTGCCCACCGCATGCGTCGCCGGCCGACATCGACGACTTCGTCGCGGCGAACCTGCGGGAGAGCAACTTTCGTGCCCACATCACCGATCCGCGCGCCGATGTCCTGGTCGCGCGAGACGGTGTCGGCGGCCCGATCCTCGGCTACGCGCTCGTGATGCACACCGAACCGGCACACCCCGACGTCTGCGCGGTCGTGACCGAACGTCCGGTGAGCGAGGTGTCCAAGATGTACGTGCTGCGCGACCACCATTCGCGGCAGGGCGCGACCCCGTCGCATCTGCTCATGGGCACCGCGATCGAACGCGCACGGTCACACGGCAGCACGCTCATCTGGCTGGGGGTGAATCAGCTGAACGCCCGCGCCCAGCGGTTCTACACGAAGATGGGTTTCGAACGCGTCGGTGTGAAGACCTTCACCCTCGGGGAGAGCACCGAACACGATTACGTGTTCACGCAACGGCTTTGA